A section of the Pseudophryne corroboree isolate aPseCor3 chromosome 11, aPseCor3.hap2, whole genome shotgun sequence genome encodes:
- the SIGIRR gene encoding single Ig IL-1-related receptor isoform X1, with translation MTADSDCGVLDTFISPPSVEQDLWPHLGSSLSLNCTLQLRDSCNGSFTWLKDGRAAQDLYRGQQSAWIGLNSSERFLSSILGVNLTTEEDFGRFTCQLQTFSASFTLHRTDKAGHIAAVLFALCVVAVLVVGSILYIKCRLNARLWYRDKYGDPEINDGRLFDAYVSFCPSNIDTKFTNFILKPHLENRYGFKLHLDERSLLPNTEPSAELLMNVSRSRRLMVVLSLAYLEQDWCQNSFRDGLYRLLELSHRPIFILFENQYKDLPPEVTQLLSSRRGTLKTLLWKADSVSPASDFWKELRLALPRKISLVDGKGDPQTQCQDDKDPMLTGSSEAADPDPEGDLGVRRNLYKAPPPRMAPKMLAVQREPTGEVDISDLGSRNYSARADYYCLTTEPDL, from the exons CAGACAGTGACTGTGGTGTTCTGGACACTTTTATTTCACCTCCCTCTGTGGAGCAGGATCTGTGGCCGCACTTGGGCTCCAGCCTGTCTCTCAACTGCACTTTGCAACTCAGAGACTCATGTAATGGTTCCTTCACATGGCTGAAAGACGGGAGAGCAGCACAGGACCTGTACAGAGGGCAGCAGAGTGCCTG GATTGGTCTGAACAGCTCTGAAAGGTTCCTCTCCAGCATCCTAGGGGTTAATCTTACCACCGAAGAGGATTTTGGAAGGTTTACATGTCAGCTGCAGACTTTCTCTGCCTCATTTACACTACACAGAACAG ATAAAGCAGGACACATAGCAGCTGTCCTCTTTGCCCTCTGTGTGGTGGCTGTCTTGGTAGTGGGTAGCATCTTGTACATCAAGTGTCGCCTCAATGCACGCCTTTGGTACAGAGACAAATATGGAGACCCAGAAATAAACG ATGGACGTCTGTTTGATGCGTATGTCTCGTTCTGTCCATCAAATATTGACACAAAGTTCACCAATTTCATTCTGAAACCTCATCTGGAGAACAGATATGGCTTCAAACTACACCTGGATGAGAGGAGTCTCCTGCCCAACACAG AGCCTTCTGCTGAGCTGCTTATGAATGTCAGCCGCAGCCGACGTCTGATGGTGGTTCTATCCCTGGCGTATCTGGAGCAGGACTGGTGCCAAAACAGCTTCAG GGACGGTTTGTACCGCCTGCTGGAGCTCTCGCACAGACCTATCTTTATCCTGTTTGAGAATCAGTACAAGGACCTGCCCCCAGAAGTCACCCAGCTGCTGAGCTCTCGCAGAGGCACCCTGAAGACACTGCTCTGGAAGGCTGACTCTGTG TCTCCAGCGTCTGACTTCTGGAAGGAGCTGCGCCTTGCACTTCCTCGCAAGATTTCTCTAGTGGATGGGAAAGGTGACCCCCAGACTCAGTGTCAGGATGATAAGGATCCTATGCTGACTGGCAGCAGTGAGGCTGCAGATCCTGACCCTGAGGGAGATCTTG GTGTGCGAAGAAACCTTTATAAAGCTCCACCACCCCGGATGGCCCCAAAGATGCTTGCGGTACAAAGAGAACCCACTGGAGAGGTGGACATCTCAGATTTAGGGTCACGGAACTACTCTGCTAGGGCAGATTATTATTGTCTGACGACTGAACCTGACCTATAG
- the SIGIRR gene encoding single Ig IL-1-related receptor isoform X2 — translation MTDSDCGVLDTFISPPSVEQDLWPHLGSSLSLNCTLQLRDSCNGSFTWLKDGRAAQDLYRGQQSAWIGLNSSERFLSSILGVNLTTEEDFGRFTCQLQTFSASFTLHRTDKAGHIAAVLFALCVVAVLVVGSILYIKCRLNARLWYRDKYGDPEINDGRLFDAYVSFCPSNIDTKFTNFILKPHLENRYGFKLHLDERSLLPNTEPSAELLMNVSRSRRLMVVLSLAYLEQDWCQNSFRDGLYRLLELSHRPIFILFENQYKDLPPEVTQLLSSRRGTLKTLLWKADSVSPASDFWKELRLALPRKISLVDGKGDPQTQCQDDKDPMLTGSSEAADPDPEGDLGVRRNLYKAPPPRMAPKMLAVQREPTGEVDISDLGSRNYSARADYYCLTTEPDL, via the exons ACAGTGACTGTGGTGTTCTGGACACTTTTATTTCACCTCCCTCTGTGGAGCAGGATCTGTGGCCGCACTTGGGCTCCAGCCTGTCTCTCAACTGCACTTTGCAACTCAGAGACTCATGTAATGGTTCCTTCACATGGCTGAAAGACGGGAGAGCAGCACAGGACCTGTACAGAGGGCAGCAGAGTGCCTG GATTGGTCTGAACAGCTCTGAAAGGTTCCTCTCCAGCATCCTAGGGGTTAATCTTACCACCGAAGAGGATTTTGGAAGGTTTACATGTCAGCTGCAGACTTTCTCTGCCTCATTTACACTACACAGAACAG ATAAAGCAGGACACATAGCAGCTGTCCTCTTTGCCCTCTGTGTGGTGGCTGTCTTGGTAGTGGGTAGCATCTTGTACATCAAGTGTCGCCTCAATGCACGCCTTTGGTACAGAGACAAATATGGAGACCCAGAAATAAACG ATGGACGTCTGTTTGATGCGTATGTCTCGTTCTGTCCATCAAATATTGACACAAAGTTCACCAATTTCATTCTGAAACCTCATCTGGAGAACAGATATGGCTTCAAACTACACCTGGATGAGAGGAGTCTCCTGCCCAACACAG AGCCTTCTGCTGAGCTGCTTATGAATGTCAGCCGCAGCCGACGTCTGATGGTGGTTCTATCCCTGGCGTATCTGGAGCAGGACTGGTGCCAAAACAGCTTCAG GGACGGTTTGTACCGCCTGCTGGAGCTCTCGCACAGACCTATCTTTATCCTGTTTGAGAATCAGTACAAGGACCTGCCCCCAGAAGTCACCCAGCTGCTGAGCTCTCGCAGAGGCACCCTGAAGACACTGCTCTGGAAGGCTGACTCTGTG TCTCCAGCGTCTGACTTCTGGAAGGAGCTGCGCCTTGCACTTCCTCGCAAGATTTCTCTAGTGGATGGGAAAGGTGACCCCCAGACTCAGTGTCAGGATGATAAGGATCCTATGCTGACTGGCAGCAGTGAGGCTGCAGATCCTGACCCTGAGGGAGATCTTG GTGTGCGAAGAAACCTTTATAAAGCTCCACCACCCCGGATGGCCCCAAAGATGCTTGCGGTACAAAGAGAACCCACTGGAGAGGTGGACATCTCAGATTTAGGGTCACGGAACTACTCTGCTAGGGCAGATTATTATTGTCTGACGACTGAACCTGACCTATAG